In one window of Accipiter gentilis chromosome 28, bAccGen1.1, whole genome shotgun sequence DNA:
- the CEBPZOS gene encoding protein CEBPZOS isoform X1 encodes MATCTQRPRCANQRPRLGLRRQRRSRGGEGGAAGCRDAPPSACGRAVGRRLRRNPGHRRRRGVRHNGPRRTRAEALRTRGPPAQKRCANGGRCGRSAHAQPLPAVTEGRRAPVAVMARRVVKGLLLLEAAGLLGALLLYRAMDRSQDFRYTMQKRFPSILEVYYKSNEWSGIHGIRENDQMMWLSSKN; translated from the exons ATGGCCACCTGCACCCAACGCCCCCGCTGTGCTAACCAGCGGCCCCGCTTGGGCCTGCGCAGGCAGCGGCgcagccggggaggggaggggggagccgcGGGTTGCCGAGACGCGCCTCCGTCTGCCTGCGGCCGGGCCGTAGGTCGGCGCCTCCGCAGGAACCCCGGCCACCGACGTCGGCGCGGGGTCCGCCATAACGGGCCTCGGCGGACGCGAGCGGAAGCACTGCGCACGCGCGGCCCGCCTGCGCAGAAAAGGTGCGCAAACGGCGGGCGGTGCGGGCGCAGTGCGCATGCGCAGCCGTTACCGGCGGTAACGGAAGGGCGCCGAGCCCCGGTGGCGGTGATGGCGCGGCGGGTCGTGAAgggactgctgctgctggaggcggCGGGGCTGCTCGGCGCCCTCCTGCTCTATCGCGCCATGGACCGCAGCCAAG aCTTCAGATATACAATGCAGAAGAGGTTTCCATCAATTCTGGAAG tGTATTACAAATCCAATGAGTGGTCCGGAATTCATGGCATAAGGGAGAATGACCAAATGATGTGGTTAAGCAGCAAGAACTAA
- the CEBPZOS gene encoding protein CEBPZOS isoform X2, which yields MATCTQRPRCANQRPRLGLRRQRRSRGGEGGAAGCRDAPPSACGRAVGRRLRRNPGHRRRRGVRHNGPRRTRAEALRTRGPPAQKRCANGGRCGRSAHAQPLPAVTEGRRAPVAVMARRVVKGLLLLEAAGLLGALLLYRAMDRSQDFRYTMQKRFPSILEALCA from the exons ATGGCCACCTGCACCCAACGCCCCCGCTGTGCTAACCAGCGGCCCCGCTTGGGCCTGCGCAGGCAGCGGCgcagccggggaggggaggggggagccgcGGGTTGCCGAGACGCGCCTCCGTCTGCCTGCGGCCGGGCCGTAGGTCGGCGCCTCCGCAGGAACCCCGGCCACCGACGTCGGCGCGGGGTCCGCCATAACGGGCCTCGGCGGACGCGAGCGGAAGCACTGCGCACGCGCGGCCCGCCTGCGCAGAAAAGGTGCGCAAACGGCGGGCGGTGCGGGCGCAGTGCGCATGCGCAGCCGTTACCGGCGGTAACGGAAGGGCGCCGAGCCCCGGTGGCGGTGATGGCGCGGCGGGTCGTGAAgggactgctgctgctggaggcggCGGGGCTGCTCGGCGCCCTCCTGCTCTATCGCGCCATGGACCGCAGCCAAG aCTTCAGATATACAATGCAGAAGAGGTTTCCATCAATTCTGGAAG CCCTCTGTGCCtga